The DNA region CGAGTGGTCCATTGGTTGTTTCGGTAGGTTGTATTAAATTAGTGCACTATTTATAACGGGCGTTGGCATGGATCGGATGAAGCAAATTGTGAGTAAAATATGGCGTTGGACATGGATTGCAGCCATTGCATTCTTTATAATAACTATTGGAATGGTGGTGGTTCTTCGTTTCGTTCCAACTCCAGTAACCCCGTTAATGCTTATCCGGTGCGGCGAGCAGCTGGCCGATGGCAGGAGCCTGCGTCTGAACAAGGATTGGGTCTCCTTCTCCAATATTTCGCCAAACATGGTGCAGGCAGCCGTTGCGGCCGAGGATAGCAGCTTTCCCATACATTTTGGGTTCGATTTTGAAGCGATACAAAAAGCCATGCGCCACAATGAGCGGAGCAAAAAGATACGGGGCGCGAGCACCATATCGCAGCAAACCGCTAAGAATGT from Williamwhitmania taraxaci includes:
- the mtgA gene encoding monofunctional biosynthetic peptidoglycan transglycosylase, with product MDRMKQIVSKIWRWTWIAAIAFFIITIGMVVVLRFVPTPVTPLMLIRCGEQLADGRSLRLNKDWVSFSNISPNMVQAAVAAEDSSFPIHFGFDFEAIQKAMRHNERSKKIRGASTISQQTAKNVFLWPSRSYVRKGLEVYFTFLIEVMWTKERIMEVYLNIVEMGDGVYGVEAAAQKYYHKPAAKLTRAEAAMLAAILPRPLKRYPDRPTGFLQNRQARILRLMLKLGPVEL